A stretch of the Desulfobacter sp. genome encodes the following:
- a CDS encoding IS256 family transposase yields the protein MTEENTEFDFQKALKGIQEGKPFTGKGGVLTSLIKNLAEAALEGELESHLGQEVSANRRNGKSKKTIKSLDGKFELETPRDRAGTFSPQIVKKHQTTLSDEIERKIIALYGLGMSYNDMASHLQEIYGLEISNATLSTITDKIIHTVKEWQARPLENVYPIIWLDAIHYKVRENGKVGSKAVYTILGVNIEGRKEVLGLYISENEGANFWLQVLTDLSNRGVKDILIACVDGLKGFPEAIETIFPDTEVQLCVVHQIRNSLKYVGSKNKKEFMADLKRVYKAVRAFKILCQLNQS from the coding sequence ATGACCGAAGAAAACACCGAATTTGATTTTCAAAAAGCCCTTAAAGGCATCCAGGAAGGTAAACCCTTCACAGGTAAGGGCGGCGTCCTTACATCATTAATCAAAAATCTTGCTGAAGCTGCTCTTGAAGGAGAGTTGGAGTCCCATCTCGGGCAGGAAGTTTCTGCCAACCGCCGTAATGGAAAAAGCAAAAAGACCATTAAATCCCTGGATGGTAAATTTGAGCTGGAAACCCCGCGTGACAGGGCTGGAACCTTCTCTCCACAGATCGTCAAAAAACATCAGACAACGCTCAGCGATGAAATTGAAAGAAAGATAATAGCCCTTTACGGCCTGGGCATGAGTTATAATGATATGGCTTCCCATTTACAGGAAATCTATGGACTTGAGATTTCAAATGCCACTCTGAGCACCATTACCGATAAAATCATCCATACTGTCAAAGAATGGCAGGCCAGGCCGTTGGAAAATGTGTACCCAATCATATGGCTTGATGCCATACATTATAAAGTACGAGAAAACGGAAAGGTCGGCAGCAAAGCCGTTTACACAATTCTTGGGGTGAATATCGAGGGCCGCAAAGAGGTTCTTGGGCTGTACATATCCGAGAATGAGGGTGCGAACTTCTGGCTGCAGGTGTTAACAGACCTTTCAAACCGAGGGGTAAAAGATATCCTGATTGCCTGTGTTGATGGTCTAAAAGGTTTTCCCGAGGCCATTGAGACCATATTCCCGGACACAGAAGTTCAACTCTGCGTAGTCCACCAGATCCGAAATTCATTGAAATACGTTGGTTCCAAAAATAAAAAGGAATTTATGGCAGATCTAAAACGTGTTTATAAAGCGGTGAGGGCGTTCAAAATTCTGTGTCAGTTGAATCAAAGCTGA
- a CDS encoding KH domain-containing protein, producing MKELIKFIAQALVDDPEQVDVQEIKAQQTLVLELRVAKEDLGKVIGKKGRTAQAMRTILSCASAKEQKRVILEIVE from the coding sequence ATGAAAGAGTTGATTAAGTTTATTGCACAGGCACTGGTTGATGACCCGGAACAGGTTGATGTTCAAGAGATTAAAGCCCAGCAGACTCTTGTGCTGGAACTTCGGGTAGCCAAAGAAGACCTTGGGAAAGTCATTGGAAAAAAAGGAAGAACAGCCCAGGCCATGAGAACAATTCTATCCTGCGCCTCTGCCAAGGAACAAAAAAGGGTGATTTTAGAGATCGTAGAGTAA
- a CDS encoding uracil-DNA glycosylase, whose protein sequence is MDAFITLLKKKKTKQVFNPWFEIDTINDIDKTSSEKRLYNLQAYLEERRNAKYLLLAEALGYQGGHFTGIPMTSERIVLGHKINQGILPDHICHSQLHRTSNNKKHKHGFNEPTATIVWQKLIDENLDTRNFVLWNAFPWHPYKGSKGMLSNRTPGRSEIKEGAPVLKALLQAFNFNKIIALGNKADSILTMIGISAVKVRHPAMGGAELFREQFLQVIQS, encoded by the coding sequence ATGGACGCCTTTATAACGCTGTTAAAAAAAAAGAAGACAAAACAGGTTTTCAATCCCTGGTTTGAGATTGATACCATAAATGACATTGACAAGACATCTTCCGAAAAAAGGCTCTACAATTTACAAGCGTATCTGGAAGAACGCAGGAATGCGAAATATCTTCTTTTAGCAGAGGCTTTGGGGTATCAAGGCGGTCATTTCACCGGCATCCCAATGACATCAGAGCGGATTGTTTTGGGTCATAAAATAAATCAAGGCATTTTACCGGATCATATCTGCCATTCACAACTTCACAGAACAAGCAACAATAAAAAACATAAACACGGATTCAACGAACCCACGGCCACTATCGTTTGGCAAAAATTAATTGATGAAAACCTGGATACCAGAAATTTTGTTTTATGGAATGCTTTCCCATGGCATCCGTATAAAGGCTCAAAGGGAATGCTGTCAAACAGGACACCGGGCAGATCAGAGATAAAAGAAGGAGCACCTGTCTTAAAAGCCCTATTACAAGCCTTTAACTTTAATAAGATCATTGCTTTGGGAAATAAAGCAGACTCGATCTTAACTATGATTGGCATATCTGCAGTGAAGGTAAGGCATCCGGCAATGGGGGGAGCCGAGTTATTCAGGGAGCAGTTTCTTCAGGTCATCCAAAGTTAG
- a CDS encoding molybdopterin-dependent oxidoreductase has translation MSQRGDLVIVWGRNPKETNLHLYNLLTRAQKKGTPIFVVDPVETPTAQRFDTHVKIRPGTDGALALAMAHVLIDRNLTDPPFIRDHVKGFKRFEQKVTPFTPAFVQKITGVPQKTIQDLALAYGRAKAPCIYIGYGMQRYENGGNAVRCINTLAAVSGHMARPGAGVNYASKSLAPYLSCVEEKSESAVTTQRFFPAPQLGSFLAEAKTPPLQMVFFSWANPLVQTPDLNLAIQGFSKIPFKVVIDHFLTDTARAADLILPGATVFEQDDIFATSMYSHILNYSQKALDPPKTLMPEFEFYLALSKHMGMDLGVLSSRDFLEQCAAPLIDQLRTEREFSDMEFKDLPFAYTRIQSHDIAWKEKQFLTPSGRVEIYSERAEADGLSPLPEFISPLIPPQNFPLRLLTCHCKNAMHSQGFMENQKIPTVHIHSKTAARFKLNSGDKVAVKGENGQIEAVVECDDAVYENTAFIYQGFWHKSGAVNFLTRERLTDMGHQAAYYDNFCALTPV, from the coding sequence TTGTCACAGAGGGGTGATCTTGTTATTGTCTGGGGAAGAAATCCAAAGGAGACCAACCTTCATTTGTATAATCTGTTGACCCGGGCCCAAAAAAAGGGGACCCCAATTTTTGTGGTTGATCCTGTTGAAACCCCGACCGCTCAACGGTTTGACACCCACGTAAAAATACGCCCGGGAACCGATGGTGCCCTTGCCCTTGCAATGGCCCATGTTTTGATCGACCGGAATCTGACAGACCCACCTTTTATCCGGGATCATGTCAAAGGCTTTAAACGGTTTGAACAAAAGGTAACCCCCTTTACCCCGGCCTTTGTCCAAAAGATCACCGGTGTTCCCCAAAAAACAATCCAGGATCTTGCCCTTGCCTATGGCCGGGCCAAAGCGCCTTGTATCTATATTGGATACGGGATGCAGCGGTATGAAAACGGGGGAAATGCTGTTCGGTGCATCAATACCCTGGCAGCTGTTTCAGGCCATATGGCAAGACCGGGGGCCGGTGTTAATTATGCCTCCAAATCTCTGGCCCCTTATCTGTCTTGTGTTGAAGAAAAAAGCGAATCCGCCGTGACAACCCAACGTTTTTTTCCAGCGCCCCAGCTTGGGTCTTTTTTGGCAGAGGCAAAAACTCCGCCCCTGCAGATGGTTTTTTTTTCCTGGGCCAATCCCCTGGTTCAGACCCCGGATCTCAACCTGGCCATCCAGGGCTTTTCAAAGATTCCCTTTAAAGTGGTGATAGATCATTTTTTAACCGATACAGCCCGGGCAGCTGATTTGATCCTGCCCGGAGCAACCGTGTTTGAACAGGACGATATTTTTGCCACCTCCATGTATTCCCATATCTTAAACTATTCCCAGAAAGCCTTAGACCCGCCCAAAACGCTGATGCCTGAATTTGAGTTTTATTTGGCGCTTTCAAAACATATGGGAATGGATCTTGGGGTTTTATCTTCCCGGGATTTCCTTGAGCAATGTGCCGCTCCTTTGATTGATCAATTAAGAACCGAACGAGAATTTTCAGACATGGAATTTAAGGATCTTCCCTTTGCCTATACCCGGATTCAATCCCATGATATTGCATGGAAGGAAAAACAATTTTTAACCCCTTCGGGCAGGGTTGAAATTTACAGTGAACGAGCAGAGGCTGACGGCTTAAGCCCCTTGCCTGAATTTATTTCCCCGTTGATTCCGCCCCAAAATTTTCCCCTTCGTCTTTTAACCTGTCATTGCAAAAACGCCATGCATTCCCAGGGATTTATGGAGAACCAGAAGATTCCCACGGTTCATATCCATTCAAAGACGGCCGCCAGGTTCAAGCTCAATTCCGGGGACAAGGTTGCGGTAAAAGGGGAAAACGGCCAGATTGAGGCGGTGGTTGAATGTGATGATGCTGTATATGAAAACACCGCTTTTATTTACCAGGGATTTTGGCATAAAAGCGGTGCTGTTAATTTTTTAACACGAGAACGGTTGACTGATATGGGGCATCAGGCGGCCTATTACGATAATTTCTGCGCTTTGACCCCGGTTTGA
- a CDS encoding hemolysin III family protein — translation MCVYKKILREPVNAISHGAGALGSIAALTLMVVFAVLKADVWHVVSFSIFGATLIMMYTSSFLYHGLRISEKALMIFRRIDHIMIFMVIAGSYTPLCLVPLRGPWGWSLFATVWAIAIVGIFLKIFFMNAPRWISTLIYLMMGWLCTVAAYPLVKTLAPIALFWLALGGVFYSVGAVIYALKKPNPFPGILGFHEIWHCFVILGSACHFWLSFRYLMYI, via the coding sequence ATGTGTGTTTATAAAAAAATATTAAGGGAACCGGTAAATGCCATTTCCCACGGGGCAGGTGCTTTAGGGTCTATTGCCGCACTCACATTGATGGTGGTTTTTGCCGTTTTAAAGGCAGATGTCTGGCATGTGGTTTCCTTTTCCATTTTCGGTGCCACCCTGATTATGATGTATACCTCAAGTTTTCTCTACCATGGGCTGCGGATTTCCGAAAAGGCCTTGATGATTTTTCGCCGCATCGATCATATCATGATTTTTATGGTGATTGCCGGGTCCTACACCCCGCTTTGTCTGGTTCCCTTGAGGGGACCCTGGGGGTGGAGCCTGTTCGCCACGGTCTGGGCCATTGCCATTGTGGGGATTTTTTTAAAAATTTTTTTCATGAACGCCCCAAGATGGATTTCCACCCTTATTTATTTGATGATGGGATGGCTGTGCACGGTGGCGGCCTATCCTCTGGTTAAAACGCTTGCACCCATTGCCCTGTTCTGGCTGGCGCTGGGCGGGGTGTTCTACAGTGTGGGGGCTGTGATTTACGCCCTTAAAAAGCCCAACCCCTTTCCGGGCATACTAGGGTTCCATGAAATCTGGCATTGTTTTGTTATCCTGGGCAGTGCCTGTCATTTCTGGCTTTCCTTTCGATATTTAATGTATATCTGA
- a CDS encoding NUDIX hydrolase encodes MKICNTTKITDQKHLNLVSVRYQDKNQSDKTWIYASRGNKIRPDAVVVVPYHKTLGKLVVIKEFRIPLQGIQFGFPAGLVDPGETVESAGKRELYEETGLSLTRVLKLSPPIFSSSGMTDESICLMYVECEGVPCSDFNESSEEIETVLLSPKESRQLLSSPDLLFDVKSWIVLEQFADFGTVL; translated from the coding sequence GTGAAGATCTGTAACACCACGAAAATAACCGACCAGAAACATCTGAATCTGGTGTCGGTCCGGTACCAGGACAAGAATCAATCCGACAAGACCTGGATCTATGCCTCAAGGGGAAATAAAATTCGCCCCGATGCCGTAGTGGTGGTGCCCTATCATAAGACCCTTGGAAAATTGGTGGTCATCAAAGAGTTTCGAATCCCTTTGCAGGGGATCCAGTTTGGTTTTCCCGCAGGGCTGGTTGACCCGGGAGAGACTGTTGAAAGCGCCGGTAAAAGAGAGCTTTACGAGGAAACCGGGCTGAGCCTGACCCGGGTGCTCAAGCTGAGCCCTCCTATTTTTTCTTCATCCGGGATGACCGATGAAAGCATCTGTCTGATGTATGTGGAATGCGAGGGTGTCCCGTGCAGTGATTTTAATGAAAGTTCAGAGGAAATAGAGACGGTTCTGCTGTCCCCAAAGGAGTCAAGGCAGCTGCTATCGTCGCCGGACCTTCTTTTTGATGTGAAATCCTGGATTGTGCTGGAACAATTCGCCGATTTCGGAACGGTCTTATAA
- a CDS encoding zinc ribbon domain-containing protein, with protein sequence MPIFEYTCKQCEKEFERVVFSGDEKGIFCPKCKSKDIVKNMSASSFMGSSIGKCASNAPKEFS encoded by the coding sequence ATGCCCATCTTTGAATATACGTGCAAGCAATGTGAAAAAGAGTTTGAGAGGGTTGTTTTTTCAGGAGACGAAAAAGGAATATTTTGTCCAAAATGTAAAAGTAAAGATATTGTAAAGAATATGAGCGCATCCAGTTTTATGGGTAGCAGCATCGGGAAATGTGCATCAAACGCACCCAAAGAATTTTCATGA
- a CDS encoding IS6 family transposase — translation MKNENPFKWRHYEKEIILLNVRWYLRYQLSCRNLEEMMQERGLSVDHSTIYRWVQRYAPEMEKRSRKYLRQSNDSYRIDETYIKVRGKMKYLYRAVDSRGNTIDFLLRSRRNMESAKRFFKKMLRASNSSRPRVLSVDGNPAYPPAVKALKEKKLLNKDCILRQNKYLNNIIEQDHRFIKKLVRAGMGFKTFHSAWRTLKGYEIMNMIRKGQVKNIRKGEILKQKEFVENLFSYAA, via the coding sequence ATGAAAAATGAAAACCCTTTCAAGTGGCGTCATTATGAAAAAGAAATCATCCTGTTGAATGTTCGCTGGTATCTGAGATATCAACTGAGTTGCAGGAATCTGGAAGAGATGATGCAAGAACGGGGCTTGTCTGTGGATCACAGTACCATTTACCGATGGGTTCAGCGCTATGCTCCTGAAATGGAAAAGCGAAGCAGGAAGTATCTGCGGCAATCAAATGATTCTTACCGTATTGATGAAACATATATCAAGGTGCGGGGGAAAATGAAGTATCTTTACCGAGCGGTCGATTCCCGTGGAAATACCATCGATTTTCTTCTTCGCAGCAGACGTAATATGGAATCTGCCAAACGATTTTTTAAAAAGATGCTGCGAGCTTCCAATAGCTCCAGACCTCGGGTTCTGAGTGTTGACGGAAATCCTGCATATCCTCCGGCAGTAAAGGCTTTGAAAGAAAAAAAGCTTCTGAATAAGGACTGTATCCTAAGACAGAATAAATATCTGAACAATATTATTGAGCAAGACCACCGGTTTATCAAAAAGCTTGTCAGAGCTGGTATGGGGTTCAAGACATTTCATTCTGCCTGGCGGACGCTAAAAGGCTATGAAATTATGAACATGATCAGAAAAGGACAAGTTAAAAATATCAGGAAGGGAGAAATTTTAAAGCAGAAAGAATTCGTCGAAAATCTGTTTTCTTATGCTGCGTAA
- a CDS encoding iron-sulfur cluster assembly scaffold protein, whose translation MVTEITTSDAERKMLSDAGYAAPAIDYYLEKKYMGMIENADQISEKVGSCGDTMKIYIKVDTHQVIQDVRYEITGCAGAISAAMAAVDLAKGKTLDQALSINDGDVFKVLENIPEKKHHCIQLAVKTMHQGIEELKSGNAS comes from the coding sequence GTGGTCACTGAAATTACAACATCGGATGCGGAACGCAAAATGCTGTCAGACGCCGGCTATGCGGCACCGGCAATTGATTATTACCTTGAAAAAAAATATATGGGTATGATTGAAAACGCAGATCAGATCTCTGAAAAAGTGGGATCCTGCGGAGATACAATGAAGATTTACATCAAGGTAGACACCCACCAGGTCATCCAGGATGTCCGGTATGAAATCACAGGCTGTGCCGGTGCTATTTCAGCTGCCATGGCCGCGGTGGACCTGGCCAAAGGCAAAACCTTAGACCAGGCCTTATCCATCAATGACGGAGATGTTTTCAAAGTGCTTGAAAATATCCCTGAAAAAAAGCACCACTGCATCCAGCTGGCAGTAAAAACCATGCACCAGGGAATTGAAGAGCTGAAGTCTGGAAACGCTTCTTAA
- a CDS encoding universal stress protein produces MFNKILVPVDIDYPKTSRAVFQNAMELASLSGAEIRIVSVMPDFSMPIVASFVTDKIKNEARQQFKEALNDFVEKNCTGGTKVSHRILVGKHYEEILKVADKWEADLIVVYHNHRRKINEAFSDTCARKLVKHANCSVLRLRNVLN; encoded by the coding sequence ATGTTTAACAAAATACTTGTTCCAGTGGATATTGATTATCCTAAAACCTCCCGGGCTGTGTTTCAAAACGCCATGGAGCTTGCGTCGCTGAGCGGGGCTGAGATCAGGATCGTCAGTGTGATGCCTGATTTCTCCATGCCCATTGTGGCCTCTTTTGTAACCGATAAAATTAAAAATGAAGCCCGGCAGCAGTTCAAGGAGGCGCTCAACGATTTTGTTGAAAAAAATTGTACCGGCGGAACAAAGGTCTCCCATAGAATTTTGGTGGGAAAACACTATGAAGAAATTCTCAAAGTGGCGGACAAATGGGAGGCCGATCTCATCGTGGTCTACCACAACCACAGACGCAAAATCAATGAGGCTTTTTCAGATACCTGTGCCAGAAAATTAGTCAAGCATGCCAATTGTTCGGTATTGCGACTGCGTAATGTGTTGAATTAA
- a CDS encoding DUF2147 domain-containing protein, translating to MKTSFRLIILTSILTLFILSTAYAQASVVGKWKTIDDETNEPKSIVEIFEKDGKYYGKIVKLFLKPGDDQNPTCDKCKDDDPRKDKPTLGMVIMQDMVKKGEKYGDGTILDPKKGKVYKCKFWTEEGNLKLRGYIGFFFRTQTWLPAE from the coding sequence ATGAAAACAAGTTTCAGGCTCATCATCCTCACGTCTATCCTTACCCTGTTCATTTTAAGCACCGCATATGCACAGGCATCGGTTGTTGGAAAATGGAAAACCATTGATGACGAAACCAATGAACCCAAATCCATTGTTGAAATCTTTGAAAAAGACGGAAAATACTATGGAAAGATCGTCAAGCTTTTCCTCAAACCCGGAGACGACCAGAACCCCACCTGTGACAAATGCAAGGATGATGACCCGAGAAAAGACAAACCCACCCTGGGTATGGTCATTATGCAGGACATGGTGAAAAAGGGTGAAAAATATGGTGACGGCACCATTTTAGACCCTAAAAAGGGAAAGGTTTACAAGTGTAAATTCTGGACTGAAGAGGGCAACCTGAAACTGCGCGGCTATATCGGGTTTTTTTTCAGAACCCAGACCTGGCTGCCGGCTGAATAA
- a CDS encoding IS6 family transposase, translated as MKNENPFKWRHYEKEIILLNVRWYLRYQLSYRNLEEMMQERGLSVDHSTIYRWVQRYAPEMEKRSRKYLRQSNDSYRIDETYIKVRGKMKYLYRAVDSRGNTIDFLLRSRRNMESAKRFFKKMLRASNSSRPRVLSVDGNPAYPPAVKALKEKKLLNKDCILRQNKYLNNIIEQDHRFIKKLVRAGMGFKTFHSAWRTLKGYEIMNMIRKGQVKNIRKGEILKQKEFVENLFSYAA; from the coding sequence ATGAAAAATGAAAACCCTTTCAAGTGGCGTCATTATGAAAAAGAAATCATCCTGTTGAATGTTCGCTGGTATCTGAGATATCAACTGAGTTACAGGAATCTGGAAGAGATGATGCAAGAACGGGGCTTGTCTGTGGATCACAGTACCATTTACCGATGGGTTCAGCGCTATGCTCCTGAAATGGAAAAGCGAAGCAGGAAGTATCTGCGGCAATCAAATGATTCTTACCGTATTGATGAAACATATATCAAGGTGCGGGGGAAAATGAAGTATCTTTACCGAGCGGTCGATTCCCGTGGAAATACCATCGATTTTCTTCTTCGCAGCAGACGTAATATGGAATCTGCCAAACGATTTTTTAAAAAGATGCTGCGAGCTTCCAATAGCTCCAGACCTCGGGTTCTGAGTGTTGACGGAAATCCTGCATATCCTCCGGCAGTAAAGGCTTTGAAAGAAAAAAAGCTTCTGAATAAGGACTGTATCCTAAGACAGAATAAATATCTGAACAATATTATTGAGCAAGACCACCGGTTTATCAAAAAGCTTGTCAGAGCTGGTATGGGGTTCAAGACATTTCATTCTGCCTGGCGGACGCTAAAAGGCTATGAAATTATGAACATGATCAGAAAAGGACAAGTTAAAAATATTAGGAAGGGAGAAATTTTAAAGCAGAAAGAATTCGTCGAAAATCTGTTTTCTTATGCTGCGTAA
- a CDS encoding IS4 family transposase has product MTHISVPKKQLRSLNFDNFRCPLIKSLSKAPELQSRGDRPLKMTFEDQINALVYFHLQEHKSARHLIQDLKENVFAKENIAPDGGISRSSFCEAINHRGLEQLQFIFEDLYKQALECHPGEHAELGELVSIDGSLINAVLSMHWANYRKGSKKAKVHCGFDINHGIPNKIFLTEGNGAERTFVPKILSKGQTGVMDRGYQSHKEFDLLQEQGKHFVCRIKTRTTRTIIDNHETPSDSYIFYDALVKLGTPNQNQTKRPVRVVGYKIAGVKYYVATDRHDLTAEQIATIYKLRWTIEDFFKWWKEHLKVYHLIARSEYGLMVQILGGLITYLLLAIHCQKQFNEKVTIKRVRQLRTAILNDLFGCEEQGSHSSNRDNIVKDQKIIEQAKT; this is encoded by the coding sequence ATGACGCACATCTCAGTCCCTAAAAAACAACTACGGTCCCTGAACTTTGACAATTTCAGGTGCCCTCTGATAAAGTCACTTTCAAAAGCACCGGAATTACAATCTCGAGGAGACCGCCCTTTAAAAATGACATTCGAAGACCAGATAAATGCTTTGGTTTATTTCCATCTTCAGGAGCACAAGTCTGCCCGACATTTAATTCAGGATCTCAAGGAGAATGTTTTTGCTAAAGAAAATATTGCGCCAGACGGTGGTATCAGCCGTAGTAGTTTCTGTGAAGCCATCAATCACAGGGGACTCGAACAACTGCAATTTATCTTTGAGGATCTTTATAAACAGGCTCTTGAGTGTCATCCGGGTGAACACGCCGAGTTAGGAGAGTTGGTTTCCATTGACGGTAGTCTCATAAATGCAGTCCTTTCAATGCACTGGGCGAACTACAGAAAAGGAAGTAAAAAAGCCAAAGTACATTGCGGATTTGACATTAATCACGGAATCCCAAACAAAATCTTTTTGACTGAAGGCAACGGCGCTGAACGCACTTTTGTTCCCAAAATACTTTCCAAGGGGCAAACAGGTGTTATGGATCGTGGATATCAATCCCATAAAGAATTTGACCTGCTTCAGGAGCAAGGCAAACATTTTGTCTGCCGTATAAAAACCAGGACAACAAGAACAATTATTGATAACCACGAGACCCCTTCCGACAGCTACATTTTTTATGATGCACTGGTTAAACTTGGTACTCCGAATCAAAACCAGACGAAAAGGCCTGTTCGGGTTGTTGGCTATAAAATTGCTGGCGTCAAATACTATGTGGCAACTGACAGGCATGATTTAACAGCGGAACAAATAGCAACAATTTATAAACTCCGGTGGACCATTGAGGATTTTTTCAAATGGTGGAAAGAACATCTGAAGGTATATCATCTCATTGCCCGCAGTGAATACGGCCTTATGGTTCAGATTCTTGGCGGCCTTATCACTTACCTGTTACTGGCAATCCATTGCCAAAAACAGTTTAATGAAAAGGTCACGATCAAAAGAGTTCGGCAGCTGCGAACCGCCATTCTAAATGACCTGTTTGGCTGCGAGGAGCAGGGCTCTCATAGTTCAAACAGGGACAATATTGTCAAAGATCAAAAAATTATTGAGCAAGCAAAAACCTAA
- a CDS encoding DUF3394 domain-containing protein — protein MNLLVDKAFHEYLSRGLLVQCRMLSFAIIVSEISIQPSIKRMTITVGFGINVFILEGPPKPGKVLVDNVVFSSNAEKMGIDFDQEILQVKLPSDRPPKQIMFIPALALMALIYLLQKKRKERLGEV, from the coding sequence ATGAACCTCCTTGTTGACAAAGCTTTTCATGAATACCTCAGCCGGGGTTTGCTTGTCCAGTGCAGAATGCTTTCGTTCGCAATTATAGTATCTGAAATAAGCATCCAGCCCTCTATAAAGCGCATGACCATCACTGTAGGCTTTGGGATAAACGTCTTCATACTTGAAGGTCCACCAAAACCGGGCAAAGTGCTGGTGGACAATGTGGTATTTTCGTCCAATGCCGAAAAAATGGGCATTGATTTTGACCAGGAGATTCTTCAGGTGAAACTGCCGTCAGACCGGCCGCCCAAGCAGATCATGTTCATACCGGCCCTGGCCTTGATGGCCCTGATCTACCTGCTCCAAAAAAAGCGCAAAGAGCGGCTTGGAGAAGTTTAA
- a CDS encoding IS3 family transposase encodes MNAALTLSCDIGKKPSCEAFGIPRSSFYRFHSPKKHIGVSRTGSPLSLNSDEQQTVLDILHSEKYQDRAPYQVYASLLDNGQYYCSIRTMYRLLHKEHGSVPERRRQVNRPKYKKPELLATGPNQVWSWDITKLKSVTKWTYFYLYVIMDIFSRYVVGWMVAHREQTALAKKLIEKSCENQKILPGQLGLHADRGASMKSKGVAQLLVDLGVTKTHSRPHVSNDNPYSEAQFKTLKYCPQFPKTFGAIQDARAFCQDFFGYYNKEHYHSGIGLVTPEQFHYGIAKDIYESRCRTLEDAFIQNPKRFKGKIPRPPALPEEAWINKPEQKEKDIIGA; translated from the coding sequence ATGAATGCCGCCCTAACGTTAAGTTGCGATATTGGAAAAAAGCCTTCATGTGAGGCTTTCGGTATTCCCCGATCATCTTTTTACAGATTTCATTCTCCAAAAAAACATATTGGAGTTAGTCGGACCGGATCTCCCCTTTCTTTGAATTCTGATGAACAACAAACGGTTTTGGATATTTTACATTCTGAAAAATATCAAGATCGAGCCCCATATCAGGTATATGCTTCTCTTCTTGATAACGGGCAATACTATTGTTCCATCAGAACGATGTATCGGCTTCTTCACAAAGAACATGGTTCTGTGCCGGAGCGAAGACGGCAGGTAAATCGCCCGAAATATAAAAAACCTGAATTGCTGGCAACAGGACCTAATCAGGTTTGGTCCTGGGATATTACCAAGTTGAAAAGTGTCACAAAATGGACCTACTTCTATCTATATGTAATCATGGATATTTTCAGCAGGTATGTTGTCGGCTGGATGGTCGCCCATAGAGAACAAACAGCATTGGCCAAAAAGCTAATTGAAAAGTCCTGTGAAAACCAGAAGATATTACCCGGTCAGCTTGGGCTACATGCAGATCGGGGAGCCAGTATGAAATCCAAAGGGGTTGCCCAGCTTCTTGTCGATTTAGGGGTAACCAAAACCCACAGTCGACCACATGTCAGCAATGATAACCCATACTCTGAAGCCCAGTTTAAAACATTGAAATATTGTCCACAATTTCCCAAAACTTTTGGTGCTATTCAGGATGCAAGAGCCTTCTGCCAGGATTTTTTTGGATACTACAACAAAGAGCATTACCATTCTGGTATTGGCCTGGTAACCCCAGAACAATTTCATTATGGCATTGCTAAAGATATTTATGAATCTCGCTGCCGAACATTGGAGGATGCATTTATTCAAAACCCAAAACGATTTAAGGGAAAAATACCGAGGCCACCGGCTTTACCAGAAGAAGCCTGGATTAACAAACCGGAACAAAAAGAGAAGGATATTATTGGAGCTTAA
- a CDS encoding HDOD domain-containing protein has product MENKKPLYFSENAVLKLDHAVLSALLMKRWNFPNSIIIPCRFHHNPESSPAQLRHQALIINLADYLTQKAGVGHSGNPVPVTIKNAPKKIGVNESVLRLIIDQLKRKETEIKEFFKITTS; this is encoded by the coding sequence ATGGAAAATAAAAAGCCCCTGTACTTCAGTGAAAATGCGGTTTTAAAGCTCGACCATGCCGTGCTGTCGGCTTTGCTGATGAAACGATGGAATTTTCCAAATTCCATCATCATCCCATGCCGATTCCACCACAACCCGGAATCCTCTCCTGCCCAACTCAGACACCAGGCCCTGATCATCAACCTTGCCGATTATTTGACCCAGAAAGCCGGGGTCGGCCATTCAGGAAATCCCGTGCCGGTCACCATTAAAAATGCGCCCAAAAAAATCGGTGTAAACGAATCGGTTCTACGGCTGATCATAGATCAACTCAAGCGCAAAGAAACAGAAATAAAAGAATTTTTTAAAATCACCACCTCATGA